Part of the Microbulbifer salipaludis genome is shown below.
GATCCGTCGCTCCGCAAGCACCCACACATATTGCTTGATCGAATTTTTAAACAACTCAGCGTGGCGCTCGGCCCTCACTGTGGGATGCGCATTTTACACATCCAATCTGCTGAAGCAAGCGTTTTTTTAATTTCTTTTCGAAGAAAACTCTTTGAAAATCAACAGCTTACTTAGCTTCCTCGCCGCGTTTTGCGTTGCTGCTCAAGCAGCGAGGGCGCGAACTATACGAGCCTGCCCGGGGGCACGCAAGCACTTTTGTGACAAAACTGTAAAAAAGTTTTTTTGAGCCCTGATTCGCTCAACTTTCAATCAATTGGCCGCCTATCAGGCAACTTGATAGAAGAGGTGGTACTTCTTCTTACCCAGGCGAACAATGAAGTAACGGCCATGCAGCGCGCGCTCACCGGCGAAGACCGAAGCCGGGCTAGCGTTGCTATCCATACCCACCTCAACGCCATTGACCAGCACCGCATTGCGACCGAGCGCGTCTTTCACCGGCTTGCCCGATGGCGCCATGCCCGCGTCGACCAGCAGATGAATCAACGTCTGCTCACCAAACTCAACCGGCAACTCGGAACTGGGCAGGCCATCGAGACGCAACTGCTCGAGATCCCCCTCGGACAGATCGTCGATACCACCGGAAAATAACGCCTGCGAAATGCGCTCGGCGGCCGCGAGCCCCTCTTCACCGTGCACAAGACGGGTCACCTCCCTGGCAAGCACACCCTGCGCTTCCGGACGCCCCGCCCGTTCCGCGTCGGCCTTTTCGATCTCGTCGATGGCATCGACCGTAAGGAATGTGAAGTACTTCAGGAACTTGTAGACATCCGCGTCGGCAGTGTTCAACCAGAATTGATAAAAGGCATAAGGCGATGTGCGCTGCGGATCCAGCCAGATGGTGCCACTCTCGGTTTTGCCAAATTTGGTGCCATCCGCCTTGGTGACCAGCGGCAGGGTGAGGCCAAACACCTTGCCCCGATGCTGGCGGCGGGTGAGATCCACACCACCGGTGATATTGCCCCACTGGTCGGAGCCACCAATCTGCAGGGTGCAGTTATGGCGCTTATAGAGCTCTGAGAAGTCCATGGACTGCAGGAGGATGTAGGCGAACTCGGTGAAAGAGATGCCCTCCCCCTCGCGCTGGATCCGCTGCTTCACGGACTCCTTGTTCACCATATTGTTGATCGAGAAGTGCTTGCCAACATCGCGCAGGAAGTCGAGCACATTCAGATCTTTGGTCCAGTCGAGGTTGTTGGCCACCAGGCCACTGTTTTCACCGGCATCAAAGTCCACAAAGGCGCTGACTTGCGCCTTGATCTTCTCCACCCAACCGGAAACCACTTCTGGCGTATTGAGTGATCGCTCCTGCGCCTTGAAGGAAGGGTCGCCAATCAGGCCGGTTGCGCCGCCAACCAGTGCAATAGGCTTATGACCTGCCGCCTGAAACCTCTTGAGTGTCAGCAGCGGGACTAGACTGCCTATATGCAGGGAATCTGCAGTGGGGTCAAAGCCGCAATAGAGTGTGCGACTGCCTTCTGCCAGGTGCTGTTCCAGTTCGCCGTCACCGGTGGCCTGATTGACCAGCCCACGGCGCGTGAGGTCTTCCAGCAGTGTCGCATCCACTCCGGCCATTGTATCCCCTTGCGGTAAGTTCAGATGTGCTCATGGAAGCCCGCAAAACCAGCGTTTGGGCGGGCAAAAATTGGGCTGCAAATGTACCGAATCCTGCGGCAAATACAAGCGCGGCGGGCGGTGGAGGTAAAAGCCGGCCATCCAGCGGTCGTGCGGTATTTCCTCGCAGGGCAAAGGAACTGAATCATGGACAGACAGGTCAATTACCCCGTGAACCAAGGCGGGAATTTTGTTATAAAGCCCTCTCGGTGTTCGTTTTTTAGACGCCACTATGTGCACCAACACCAGAGTCCCGGCCAGCGGCCAGGCCAGAACCCGAAAACAATCACTGTCAGCGCTACCCATTAGTACCATGCAAGATCACCGTAAAAATCCACGCCTGCTGGGCGCACTGGGCAAACATTTTCCTCGCACCCACGCACTGGCAGCCGGCGCCGCCAGCTTTGCGCTCGCTCTGGCACTGTTTGTTTCCACTCCGGAAGTGGAGGCAAAACGCATCTCGCTGGAAGTCTCCCTCAGCCAGCCCGAAGCCGCGATGCAACAGCTCCCCGAGCAGCCGCCCGTTGATGTAACGACTACCGCTGACGCGCCGCAAAGCGTGATGGAAGGCCTGCGGGTAGTACAGGAGACGGTGCGCAACGGCGACACCCTGTCCGACCTGTTTCAGCGCGCGGGTATCAGTAGTGCCGAAATGTACCAGCTGCTGTCCAGCGGCAAGGAAGCAAAACAGCTGGCCAAACTGACCCCCGGCGAGGAACTCACCTTCCAGATTGACGGCGAGGGCAGCCTGCAAAGCCTTGAATTGCATCGTGACCGCCTGAGCAAGGTGGAGTTCAGCCGTGACAATTCAGATGAGTACAAATACGCACTGCACCAGCGGGATCCCGAGCGCTACACCGCATTCCGCCAGGCAGAGATCCACAGCTCCCTGTTCGTCGATGGCAGCAAGGCCGGCCTGAGCAACAACCTGATCATGGAGATGGCCGACATCTTCGGCTCGGATATCGACTTTGCACTGGATATCCGCAAGGGCGACAAGTTCAGTGTCGTGTTCGATGAGGAGTTCCTGGATGGTGAAAAGATCGGTAACGGCGCCATTCAGGCGGTGACCTTTACCAACCAGGGCAAGACTTTCAGCGCGGTGCGGTACACCGACAGCAATGGCGATACCAACTACTACACCCCCGACGGCAAGAGTATGCGCAAGGCGTTCATCCGCACGCCGGTGGATATCGGTCGCATCAGCTCGCACTTTAACCCG
Proteins encoded:
- the tyrS gene encoding tyrosine--tRNA ligase — encoded protein: MAGVDATLLEDLTRRGLVNQATGDGELEQHLAEGSRTLYCGFDPTADSLHIGSLVPLLTLKRFQAAGHKPIALVGGATGLIGDPSFKAQERSLNTPEVVSGWVEKIKAQVSAFVDFDAGENSGLVANNLDWTKDLNVLDFLRDVGKHFSINNMVNKESVKQRIQREGEGISFTEFAYILLQSMDFSELYKRHNCTLQIGGSDQWGNITGGVDLTRRQHRGKVFGLTLPLVTKADGTKFGKTESGTIWLDPQRTSPYAFYQFWLNTADADVYKFLKYFTFLTVDAIDEIEKADAERAGRPEAQGVLAREVTRLVHGEEGLAAAERISQALFSGGIDDLSEGDLEQLRLDGLPSSELPVEFGEQTLIHLLVDAGMAPSGKPVKDALGRNAVLVNGVEVGMDSNASPASVFAGERALHGRYFIVRLGKKKYHLFYQVA
- a CDS encoding peptidoglycan DD-metalloendopeptidase family protein codes for the protein MQDHRKNPRLLGALGKHFPRTHALAAGAASFALALALFVSTPEVEAKRISLEVSLSQPEAAMQQLPEQPPVDVTTTADAPQSVMEGLRVVQETVRNGDTLSDLFQRAGISSAEMYQLLSSGKEAKQLAKLTPGEELTFQIDGEGSLQSLELHRDRLSKVEFSRDNSDEYKYALHQRDPERYTAFRQAEIHSSLFVDGSKAGLSNNLIMEMADIFGSDIDFALDIRKGDKFSVVFDEEFLDGEKIGNGAIQAVTFTNQGKTFSAVRYTDSNGDTNYYTPDGKSMRKAFIRTPVDIGRISSHFNPRRLHPIFKTRRPHNGTDYAAPRGTPVYSAGDGRVIKAGYSKANGNYVFIQHGERYVTRYLHLNKRHVKRGQRVKQRQVIGTVGATGYATGPHLHYEFLVDGHHRNPATIVRKLPKAKAIPTSEMARFQEQTQPLMAQLERFEQPALAQNTEEKDSVN